In a single window of the Phycisphaerales bacterium genome:
- the bamD gene encoding outer membrane protein assembly factor BamD has translation MFGGTYDWRTLGTIAALALVFQSGRPPGESEQQVFDPRTGEWVLLDPLAVLPSEGTLAEARDLLAAGRPGRARAVLRAFLRENPDDDQYYEAIFLRGETYFEQKNFWKAAEQYSSVAENTSGELFALANQRTVDVARAFLSGERRLIWGFLPMPAYDEGVELLDQVWQRMPGTRLGELALKLKADYLFDNGDLGLAQDEYAFLIEQYPSGRFVQIAMLRAAEAANAAFPGIKYDSMPLVEAEARYRLLAGTFPVFAEQEQVASRLDGIRQQRAEKDLYVADWYRRTRQPSAAEYYYRLVLADYPETLAAADARTRLRALGGRQDDLEARPVENGVPGAPPREGVVGPGPAQEDGQS, from the coding sequence ATGTTCGGTGGCACATACGATTGGCGTACCTTGGGTACGATTGCCGCACTGGCGCTCGTTTTTCAAAGCGGCCGCCCGCCCGGAGAGTCCGAACAGCAGGTCTTTGACCCGCGTACGGGGGAATGGGTGCTCCTCGACCCGCTTGCGGTACTTCCGAGTGAAGGCACCTTGGCTGAAGCTCGTGACCTGCTCGCAGCCGGTCGGCCCGGGCGCGCCCGGGCGGTGCTGCGGGCATTTCTGCGTGAAAATCCGGACGACGACCAGTATTACGAAGCGATCTTCCTGCGCGGCGAAACGTACTTCGAGCAAAAGAACTTCTGGAAGGCCGCGGAGCAGTACAGCAGTGTGGCCGAGAACACTTCGGGTGAGTTATTTGCACTGGCCAACCAGCGTACGGTCGACGTAGCCCGGGCTTTCCTGTCCGGTGAGCGGCGGCTCATTTGGGGCTTCCTGCCGATGCCCGCGTACGATGAGGGCGTAGAGCTTCTCGACCAGGTCTGGCAGCGTATGCCGGGCACCCGGTTGGGCGAGTTGGCCCTGAAGTTGAAGGCCGATTACTTGTTTGACAACGGCGACCTCGGGCTGGCCCAGGACGAGTACGCGTTCCTCATCGAGCAGTACCCCAGCGGGCGGTTTGTGCAGATTGCCATGCTGCGCGCGGCCGAAGCCGCCAACGCGGCGTTTCCGGGCATCAAGTACGACAGCATGCCGCTGGTTGAAGCCGAAGCACGCTACCGCCTGCTGGCTGGCACCTTCCCGGTCTTCGCGGAACAGGAGCAGGTGGCCAGCCGTCTCGATGGCATTCGCCAGCAGCGTGCCGAGAAGGACTTGTACGTTGCCGATTGGTACCGTCGCACGCGTCAACCGAGCGCGGCGGAGTACTACTATCGGCTGGTACTGGCGGATTACCCCGAGACGCTCGCCGCGGCCGATGCCCGTACGCGGCTACGAGCCCTTGGGGGGCGGCAGGATGACCTTGAAGCGCGCCCGGTCGAGAATGGTGTTCCGGGAGCACCGCCGCGTGAAGGGGTTGTCGGACCCGGCCCGGCACAGGAGGACGGGCAATCATGA
- a CDS encoding DUF21 domain-containing protein: MILLYLGALLFALLLSALSSGSETGLYCIDRVRLRVATERGERAAQRLERLLRRPEDVVITMLLTTNIADYLATAAVTALLLHLAVSTAVVELYATAICTPLILVFGGLIPKDWFRRESNALLARLSVLLVGAEHLARITGLVWFLRGLTTLLARWLDPAQAVPEHELLPRARLLHLLREGAARGGLTVLQRDLIERVLNLPGVRVSDVMIRLPRAATVPRDIERAEFLRIARMAHFSRLPVWVQQPRRIVGVVPVFDVLSDTEERPIAAHVRPLATLAESLPVSAALLELQQQRQTMAVVVDRSGLAVGILTVKDLVEEVVGELEAW; encoded by the coding sequence ATGATCCTGCTGTACCTGGGGGCGCTGCTATTCGCATTGCTGCTCAGCGCCCTGTCGTCGGGCTCGGAGACCGGTTTGTACTGCATCGATCGCGTACGGCTGCGCGTGGCAACAGAGCGCGGTGAGCGGGCCGCCCAGCGCCTGGAACGGCTGCTGCGCCGGCCGGAAGACGTGGTGATCACGATGCTGCTCACGACAAACATCGCGGATTACCTCGCGACCGCGGCGGTGACGGCCCTGCTGCTGCACCTCGCGGTGTCGACGGCGGTGGTCGAGCTGTATGCAACGGCCATTTGCACCCCGCTGATCCTCGTCTTCGGTGGCCTGATTCCGAAGGACTGGTTTCGCCGTGAAAGCAACGCGCTGTTGGCGCGGCTGAGTGTGCTGCTGGTGGGAGCAGAGCATCTTGCGCGGATAACCGGGCTGGTCTGGTTTCTGCGGGGACTGACGACGCTGCTCGCGCGCTGGCTGGACCCGGCCCAGGCCGTCCCGGAGCACGAGTTGTTGCCGCGGGCGCGGTTGCTGCACCTGCTGCGCGAGGGGGCGGCGCGCGGTGGACTGACGGTGCTCCAGCGCGACCTGATCGAGCGCGTGTTGAACCTTCCCGGGGTGCGCGTGAGCGACGTCATGATTCGCCTGCCGCGGGCGGCGACGGTGCCGCGCGACATTGAGCGGGCGGAGTTTCTGCGGATAGCCCGGATGGCACACTTCTCGCGGCTGCCCGTCTGGGTGCAGCAGCCCCGGCGGATCGTCGGTGTGGTACCGGTCTTCGACGTGCTGAGCGATACCGAAGAACGTCCGATCGCCGCGCACGTCAGGCCCCTGGCAACCTTGGCGGAGTCGCTGCCGGTGTCCGCGGCGCTGCTGGAATTGCAGCAGCAGCGCCAGACGATGGCGGTGGTTGTGGACCGGAGCGGGTTGGCGGTGGGCATCCTGACGGTCAAGGACCTGGTCGAAGAAGTCGTCGGCGAACTGGAAGCGTGGTAA
- a CDS encoding dipeptidase produces MNQLTTYLQQHQAAHLEWARDLCRIPSISTKPEHNADTRAAAEWTRDLCTSIGLKATLHETGGHPLVYAERCEHPGQPVYLVYGHIDVQPEGDLSLWNAAPFEPVIKDGLLICRGSSDDKGQVLIHLRAAAAWLATTGKLPINLKFLIEGEEEIASPNLGPFLRQHAELLRCDHILISDTGMYADGWPTITYGTRGLLYKEIRLHGPKHDLHSGSFGGTLTNPANALAHLLASLHDAQGRVAIPGFYDTVDELSAAERGQLAELPLNEQRYAADIGVPALAGEQGYSTNERRWIRPTLDVNGIYGGFMAEGANTIIPRSAGAKVSMRLVPSQSGERLSQIFDETIRTRCPNTVRLEILNHGAADAYVAPLDSPPMAAARQALQEAFDRTPALIREGGSLPILALFKQVLKADCLMLGFAGPNCNAHGPNENIVIADMDRGADAIARLYGHLGA; encoded by the coding sequence GTGAACCAACTTACCACGTACCTACAACAGCACCAGGCCGCCCATCTCGAATGGGCCCGCGACCTGTGCCGCATCCCCAGCATCAGCACCAAGCCCGAGCACAATGCTGACACGCGGGCCGCCGCGGAGTGGACACGCGATCTCTGCACGAGCATCGGCCTCAAGGCCACCTTGCACGAGACGGGCGGCCACCCCCTCGTCTATGCCGAGCGCTGCGAACACCCGGGACAGCCGGTTTATCTCGTCTATGGCCACATCGACGTTCAGCCCGAAGGCGACCTGTCCCTCTGGAATGCCGCCCCGTTCGAGCCGGTCATCAAGGACGGCCTGCTCATTTGCCGAGGTTCTTCCGACGACAAGGGGCAGGTGTTGATACACCTGCGGGCCGCGGCCGCGTGGCTGGCGACGACCGGCAAACTGCCGATCAACCTCAAATTTCTGATCGAGGGCGAGGAAGAAATCGCCTCGCCCAACCTTGGACCCTTCCTGCGACAACATGCTGAACTGCTGCGTTGCGACCATATCCTGATCTCCGACACCGGCATGTACGCAGACGGCTGGCCGACGATCACCTATGGCACGCGCGGGTTGCTCTACAAGGAAATCCGCCTGCACGGGCCCAAGCACGACCTGCACAGCGGCTCGTTCGGGGGCACACTGACAAATCCCGCCAATGCACTCGCACACCTGCTCGCCTCCCTGCATGACGCACAGGGCCGCGTCGCGATTCCGGGCTTCTACGACACGGTGGACGAGTTGTCCGCCGCCGAGCGGGGGCAGCTCGCCGAACTGCCGCTGAACGAACAACGCTACGCGGCCGACATCGGCGTCCCCGCGCTCGCCGGCGAGCAGGGCTATAGCACCAATGAGCGTCGCTGGATTCGCCCGACGCTGGATGTGAATGGCATCTATGGCGGCTTTATGGCCGAAGGCGCCAACACCATCATTCCGCGCAGTGCCGGGGCGAAGGTCAGCATGCGCCTGGTGCCCAGTCAGAGCGGCGAACGGCTCAGCCAGATCTTCGACGAAACCATTCGCACCCGTTGTCCGAACACCGTTCGGCTCGAGATTCTCAACCACGGTGCAGCGGATGCTTACGTGGCCCCACTTGACAGTCCTCCGATGGCGGCGGCGCGACAGGCGTTGCAGGAGGCGTTTGATCGCACGCCGGCACTGATCCGCGAGGGCGGGTCGCTGCCGATCCTGGCGCTCTTCAAGCAGGTGCTGAAGGCAGACTGCCTGATGCTCGGTTTCGCCGGGCCCAATTGCAACGCGCACGGGCCCAACGAGAACATCGTCATCGCGGACATGGATCGCGGGGCCGACGCCATCGCGCGGCTCTACGGACACCTCGGCGCGTAG
- a CDS encoding ABC transporter ATP-binding protein, translating to MSHRELPRRRHDDRRACRYFGLVLLDVDRLELTFDTAAGPVRPVVDVTLGVSRGETLALVGESGSGKSLTALAVLQLLPPRCRLTAGNVRFAGEDLSQWSEKRLRAFRGNRVAMIFQEPMTSLNPLMTVGAQIEETLIVHRSPGSQMARARALGLLRQVGIPAPEQRYREYPHQLSGGMRQRVMIAMALACEPELLLADEPTTALDVTVQAQILALLQDLQRQMGLAMLFITHDLGVVSQIAHRVAVMYSGRIVETAPVSTLFTAPRHPYTQGLLRATPHLIESVLTGSPHTPFPSVASRHLPVIPGDVPEPRARPPGCAFHPRCPLGHTDERCRTQLPLSEQVAAGHWSACWLATGESPRNVTR from the coding sequence ATCTCACACCGCGAACTCCCCCGGCGCCGGCATGACGACCGGCGAGCATGCCGCTATTTTGGGCTTGTGCTGCTCGATGTTGACCGATTGGAATTGACCTTCGATACGGCCGCTGGTCCGGTTCGACCCGTGGTTGACGTCACGTTGGGGGTGAGCCGTGGTGAGACACTGGCGTTGGTCGGGGAGTCTGGCTCCGGCAAGAGTCTGACAGCGCTGGCGGTGTTGCAACTCCTGCCGCCGCGGTGCCGCCTCACGGCGGGCAATGTGCGCTTTGCAGGGGAAGACCTGTCCCAGTGGTCGGAGAAGCGGCTCCGTGCGTTCCGGGGGAACCGTGTTGCGATGATTTTTCAGGAGCCGATGACGAGTCTGAACCCACTCATGACCGTGGGAGCGCAGATTGAGGAGACACTCATCGTCCACCGATCCCCGGGCAGCCAGATGGCGCGCGCCCGGGCGCTGGGATTGTTACGACAAGTGGGCATTCCTGCCCCCGAACAACGCTATCGGGAGTACCCACACCAGCTTTCAGGCGGCATGCGTCAACGCGTGATGATTGCGATGGCACTGGCATGTGAGCCGGAGTTACTGCTCGCGGATGAGCCCACAACCGCGCTGGATGTCACTGTGCAGGCCCAGATTCTGGCGCTTTTGCAGGACCTCCAACGGCAGATGGGGCTGGCGATGTTGTTCATCACCCACGACCTGGGCGTAGTGTCGCAGATCGCGCATCGAGTGGCGGTCATGTATTCCGGACGCATCGTTGAAACCGCCCCGGTGTCAACCCTGTTCACGGCTCCCCGTCATCCTTACACCCAGGGCCTGCTTCGGGCGACGCCGCATTTGATAGAATCTGTCCTGACCGGATCTCCACACACACCGTTTCCGAGTGTCGCGTCGCGGCACCTGCCCGTCATTCCCGGTGACGTGCCCGAACCGCGCGCCCGCCCGCCGGGCTGTGCGTTTCACCCGCGCTGTCCGCTCGGGCACACCGACGAGCGCTGCCGTACCCAATTGCCGCTCTCAGAACAGGTTGCCGCGGGGCACTGGTCTGCGTGCTGGCTTGCGACGGGTGAGAGCCCACGGAATGTCACCCGGTGA
- a CDS encoding HlyC/CorC family transporter codes for MWALTVNLLPPILVEAARVAPVLGTAPLPGAADLGAVALAANAVLLLVLVVLSGIFSGSETVLFTLTTVQIERAAASANPFRRLVAHLLKRPKEVLRSILVVNTAVNVLLFATSFVLFQSLAAQAGPWVTPVSGVASILLVVVFGEVVPKVLAVKLAERLAPLSATVVRMADVVAGPVGKIIDVALAEPFVRVVLGGGQKVAPPTGDLSRAELKALLELSRRGGTLRPLEDSFLRAVLDLGHTRVREVMVPRVAMRMYDVNESPEGLRTLMRETRYKKIPVYDGTPDAVVGMVYAKVLFLQPDRPLQELVQPVRFVPELITCERLLAHFRESRTQLAIAVDEYGGVAGLVTLEDVLERIVGEIDDTQDREEPDIRPLESGDFDISGGLSVHYWVEAFRLPPRVERVATVGGLVMAQLGRPAQEGDRVRFGNIELEVIRVAQRRIERLRLRLLNEARSQEDDGEVQR; via the coding sequence GTGTGGGCGCTGACCGTGAACTTGTTGCCGCCAATCCTCGTTGAGGCGGCTCGTGTTGCGCCTGTTCTCGGCACTGCGCCCTTACCGGGCGCAGCCGATCTCGGCGCCGTAGCCCTCGCAGCCAACGCGGTGCTGCTGCTTGTTCTCGTCGTGCTCTCGGGCATTTTCTCCGGCAGCGAGACGGTGCTCTTCACGCTCACCACTGTGCAGATTGAGCGGGCCGCCGCCAGCGCGAATCCCTTCCGGCGCCTGGTGGCCCACCTCCTGAAGCGGCCGAAGGAAGTGCTGCGCTCGATCCTCGTGGTCAATACGGCCGTCAACGTGCTGCTGTTCGCGACTTCGTTCGTGTTGTTTCAGTCGCTGGCCGCGCAGGCCGGACCGTGGGTAACGCCGGTTTCGGGCGTTGCGAGCATTCTACTGGTGGTGGTCTTCGGGGAAGTCGTACCCAAGGTGCTCGCGGTCAAACTCGCGGAGCGGCTGGCCCCGCTTTCGGCGACGGTCGTGCGAATGGCGGATGTCGTCGCGGGGCCGGTGGGGAAGATCATCGACGTGGCCCTGGCGGAGCCGTTCGTACGGGTGGTGCTGGGCGGAGGGCAGAAAGTCGCACCGCCGACCGGTGACCTGTCCCGCGCCGAACTGAAAGCGCTGCTCGAACTGAGCCGCCGCGGAGGCACCCTGCGCCCGTTGGAAGACAGTTTCCTGCGCGCCGTGCTCGACCTCGGCCACACACGCGTCCGCGAGGTGATGGTGCCGCGCGTCGCGATGCGCATGTACGATGTGAATGAATCTCCCGAGGGGCTCCGCACGCTGATGCGGGAGACGCGCTATAAGAAAATCCCCGTGTATGACGGCACGCCGGATGCTGTGGTCGGCATGGTCTACGCCAAGGTGTTGTTTCTGCAACCGGACCGGCCACTGCAGGAACTGGTGCAACCGGTGCGCTTTGTGCCGGAACTGATCACTTGTGAGCGGCTGCTGGCCCATTTCCGCGAATCCCGCACGCAACTCGCCATCGCCGTGGACGAGTATGGTGGCGTGGCCGGGCTGGTAACACTGGAAGATGTGCTCGAACGTATCGTGGGTGAAATCGACGACACACAGGACCGCGAAGAGCCGGACATCCGACCGCTGGAAAGCGGGGACTTCGATATCAGCGGTGGCCTGAGCGTGCACTACTGGGTAGAGGCGTTTCGCTTGCCGCCGCGGGTTGAGCGAGTGGCAACCGTCGGTGGGCTGGTGATGGCACAGCTCGGCCGACCGGCGCAAGAGGGAGACCGAGTCCGCTTCGGCAACATCGAACTCGAAGTGATCCGGGTTGCACAACGGCGCATCGAGCGGTTGCGACTGCGGCTGCTGAACGAGGCCCGTTCCCAGGAAGATGATGGGGAGGTGCAGCGATGA
- the hflX gene encoding GTPase HflX, which yields MAVNPTVANFGADLSATPREKLSVRRENALLVKVLLDREPIIADPLAELAELVESAGAVVVGRCVQRRQAFHPATCVGKGKLEEIRQRAEAYEAEVVVFDNDLSPSQIREIEKVTGRKVLDRSEVILDIFASRARTHEARLQVELAQLEYTAPRLRGMWTHLERIAGAGGGTGVGVVGGIGTRGPGESQIEIDRRLVDKRVAFLRRQIQAIDQRKVREVRAREDFFTVSLVGYTNAGKSTLMNALTGAGAYTEDRLFATLDTLTRRWELGNGRYVLLSDTVGFIRDLPHHLVASFRATLEEAIHADLLLHVVDAASPDAAEQIGAVESVLAELGAAHVPTLMVLNKADAVEDEVALTVLRNQFPKALPVSALTRTGLVELGSAVDARVRGEQRAVRLSVPSGDGRALNFLERFAEIDTRAYEDGRTILDVRIAPRALNHLHSIAADVQHLG from the coding sequence ATGGCTGTGAACCCAACGGTCGCCAATTTCGGAGCTGACTTGTCCGCTACGCCACGCGAAAAACTCTCCGTTCGTCGCGAGAACGCCCTGCTCGTCAAAGTGTTGCTCGACCGGGAACCCATCATCGCCGATCCCCTAGCGGAGCTGGCGGAATTGGTGGAGTCGGCTGGCGCGGTAGTCGTCGGCCGATGCGTGCAGCGCCGGCAGGCGTTTCACCCGGCGACCTGTGTCGGCAAGGGCAAGCTGGAAGAGATTCGCCAGCGAGCGGAGGCCTACGAGGCCGAAGTCGTCGTCTTCGACAATGATCTCAGCCCGTCCCAGATCCGCGAAATCGAGAAGGTGACCGGCCGGAAGGTGCTGGACCGCAGCGAAGTGATCCTCGACATCTTCGCCAGCCGGGCCCGGACGCACGAGGCACGCTTGCAAGTTGAACTGGCCCAGCTCGAATACACCGCTCCGCGGCTGCGCGGCATGTGGACACACCTTGAACGCATCGCGGGCGCGGGTGGCGGCACAGGCGTCGGTGTGGTGGGCGGCATCGGCACCCGTGGCCCGGGCGAGAGCCAGATCGAGATCGATCGTCGGCTGGTCGACAAGCGTGTCGCATTTCTCCGGCGGCAGATCCAGGCGATCGATCAGCGCAAGGTGCGGGAGGTCCGGGCGCGGGAAGACTTTTTCACCGTCTCGCTGGTGGGCTATACGAACGCCGGCAAAAGCACGCTGATGAACGCGCTTACCGGAGCCGGCGCGTACACCGAGGACCGGCTGTTTGCCACGCTCGATACGTTGACTCGCCGCTGGGAACTGGGGAATGGCCGCTACGTGTTGCTGTCGGATACGGTCGGTTTCATCCGCGATCTGCCGCATCACCTGGTGGCGTCCTTTCGTGCCACACTGGAAGAGGCCATCCACGCAGACCTGTTGCTGCACGTTGTCGATGCGGCCAGCCCCGATGCCGCCGAGCAGATCGGCGCCGTGGAGAGCGTGCTCGCGGAGCTCGGCGCGGCCCACGTACCCACGCTGATGGTTCTGAACAAGGCGGACGCGGTCGAGGACGAGGTGGCCCTGACCGTGTTGCGCAACCAGTTTCCGAAGGCACTGCCGGTGTCGGCGCTCACACGCACGGGACTGGTTGAACTGGGCAGTGCGGTCGACGCGCGGGTGCGCGGGGAGCAGCGCGCGGTACGGCTGTCGGTGCCCTCGGGCGATGGCCGGGCTTTGAACTTCCTGGAACGGTTCGCCGAGATCGACACACGCGCATACGAAGATGGCAGAACCATCCTCGACGTGCGCATCGCCCCCCGCGCGCTGAATCACCTGCACAGCATCGCGGCAGACGTTCAGCATTTGGGATAA
- the ftsH gene encoding ATP-dependent zinc metalloprotease FtsH, with protein sequence MGDERMPDEQQSNQRPRGEGDGGNGGPPRPPGRMNRGLLSWIFIVGLGLMVVVMLSQSMNPVNEIPMNAFWTHVAEGEVQRVVFKPDLLTGEFYKAPPSAKHNTTRFQVKYLGLVHEVESIRKGLKQDSPREIIVTSDPSSNLLMNILLAIIPWLLLFALIWFLLFRQLRQTGGGAGMLGNFGRSRHRILTKEHTSITFNEVAGIEEAKEEVYEIVEFLKNPKRFQRLGGRIPRGVLLVGEPGCGKTLLAKAIAGEADVPFFSISGSDFVEMFVGVGASRVRDLFRQAKENSPCIVFLDEIDAVGRRRGMGYNGGGHDEREQTLNAILVEMDGFDSNDQVIVVAATNRADVLDPALIRPGRFDRQVFVPLPDVKGRLEILRVHARKVKIQPPLDPKLTRVARGTPMFSGADLAAIINEAALLATLAGKDAVELEDLEEARDKVRWGRAKRNRVVDDRDRLLTAYHEAGHALVQSLLKDADPVHKVSIIPRGPYGGATFSLPEKDRMTYNRSYVEATLRVLCAGRIAEEVLGQDMNSGASGDIRQATQMARMMVTEWGMSDQLGFVYYGDEPLTRRGQVDFGLGREFSDKTTEVIDAEVKQIIGRAYEDTRRILHENRTSLENIAQALLKYETLSGEEVRQIMAGETIDRPTVADLIAAEQQRRPDTTPVARPVQKPPDGDAGALPSPA encoded by the coding sequence ATGGGCGACGAACGTATGCCGGATGAGCAGCAATCCAACCAGCGACCGCGCGGCGAGGGTGATGGCGGCAATGGCGGTCCGCCGCGTCCGCCCGGGCGGATGAACCGCGGCCTGTTGTCGTGGATTTTCATCGTCGGCCTGGGACTCATGGTGGTCGTCATGCTCAGCCAGAGCATGAACCCCGTGAACGAAATCCCCATGAATGCCTTCTGGACGCACGTCGCCGAGGGCGAGGTCCAGCGGGTGGTGTTCAAACCGGACCTGCTCACTGGGGAGTTCTACAAGGCGCCGCCTTCCGCCAAGCACAACACCACGCGCTTCCAGGTGAAGTATCTCGGCCTGGTGCATGAAGTGGAGTCGATTCGCAAGGGGCTGAAGCAGGACTCCCCACGCGAGATCATCGTAACCAGTGATCCTTCCAGCAACCTGTTGATGAACATCCTGCTGGCCATCATTCCGTGGCTCCTGCTCTTTGCACTCATCTGGTTCCTGTTGTTCCGCCAGTTGCGCCAGACCGGCGGCGGGGCTGGCATGCTCGGCAACTTCGGCCGCAGCCGCCACCGCATTCTGACCAAGGAACACACCAGTATCACCTTCAACGAGGTGGCCGGTATCGAGGAAGCCAAGGAGGAAGTCTACGAAATCGTGGAGTTCCTCAAGAACCCGAAGCGGTTCCAGCGGCTGGGCGGACGGATACCGCGCGGCGTGCTGCTGGTGGGGGAGCCCGGCTGCGGCAAGACGCTGCTTGCCAAGGCGATCGCCGGCGAAGCCGACGTGCCCTTTTTCTCGATCAGCGGTTCGGATTTTGTCGAAATGTTCGTGGGTGTGGGGGCGTCGCGCGTTCGTGATCTGTTCCGCCAGGCAAAGGAAAACTCCCCCTGCATTGTGTTTCTCGATGAGATTGATGCGGTCGGGCGCCGCCGCGGAATGGGCTACAACGGTGGCGGCCACGATGAGCGCGAACAGACGCTCAATGCGATCCTTGTCGAGATGGATGGCTTCGACAGCAACGACCAGGTGATTGTCGTGGCCGCGACCAACCGTGCGGACGTGCTTGACCCCGCCCTGATTCGGCCGGGCCGTTTTGACCGCCAGGTCTTTGTGCCACTGCCGGATGTGAAGGGGCGCCTTGAAATCCTGCGGGTCCATGCGCGCAAAGTGAAGATTCAGCCGCCGCTCGATCCCAAGCTCACGCGCGTGGCGCGTGGCACACCGATGTTCAGCGGCGCCGACCTCGCCGCGATCATCAACGAGGCGGCCCTGCTCGCCACGCTCGCCGGCAAGGATGCCGTCGAGCTCGAAGACCTCGAAGAAGCCCGCGATAAGGTCCGTTGGGGGCGTGCCAAGCGTAACCGCGTCGTGGATGATCGTGATCGCCTGCTGACGGCATATCACGAAGCCGGACACGCCCTCGTGCAATCGCTGCTGAAAGATGCGGACCCGGTTCACAAGGTCAGTATCATCCCGCGCGGACCCTACGGCGGAGCGACCTTCTCCCTGCCCGAGAAGGACCGCATGACCTACAACCGCTCGTATGTGGAGGCGACCCTGCGCGTACTCTGTGCTGGCCGCATTGCGGAGGAAGTTCTTGGCCAGGACATGAATTCCGGGGCTTCGGGTGATATCCGGCAGGCAACCCAGATGGCCCGCATGATGGTCACAGAATGGGGCATGAGCGATCAGCTCGGCTTCGTCTATTACGGTGACGAGCCCCTGACGCGTCGCGGCCAGGTTGATTTCGGGCTGGGGCGCGAGTTTTCCGATAAGACCACCGAGGTGATCGACGCAGAGGTCAAGCAGATCATCGGGCGGGCCTACGAAGACACGCGCCGGATCCTGCATGAAAATCGCACCAGTCTGGAGAATATCGCCCAGGCCTTGCTGAAGTATGAAACCCTCAGCGGCGAGGAAGTACGCCAGATCATGGCCGGTGAAACCATCGACCGCCCGACCGTGGCGGATCTCATCGCGGCGGAGCAGCAGCGCCGGCCGGACACCACACCGGTAGCGCGGCCCGTGCAGAAGCCGCCGGATGGCGACGCGGGGGCCCTGCCGAGCCCGGCGTGA
- a CDS encoding STAS domain-containing protein, with translation MKRHFAQVWECRVNDVQIEIREDHGVFLVRLDGELTGQPEPDVVGAVTALFAGPGTRVLIDLGALRFMNSVGLSELVRITAQANTEECRVALVNPTPFVAGLFGTTQLDRFFEIVPTLAEALQRMRAEQRP, from the coding sequence GTGAAGCGCCACTTCGCCCAGGTGTGGGAGTGCCGTGTGAATGATGTGCAGATCGAAATACGGGAAGACCACGGCGTCTTCCTTGTGCGCTTGGATGGTGAGCTCACCGGCCAGCCGGAGCCCGATGTCGTCGGAGCGGTAACGGCACTCTTCGCCGGCCCGGGTACGCGCGTCCTGATCGATCTGGGTGCCTTGCGCTTCATGAACTCCGTCGGCCTCAGTGAGCTGGTGCGGATTACCGCACAGGCCAATACCGAGGAATGCCGCGTAGCGCTGGTGAACCCCACGCCGTTCGTTGCCGGCCTCTTCGGCACCACGCAACTCGACCGCTTCTTCGAGATCGTGCCGACCCTCGCAGAGGCCCTGCAGCGGATGCGCGCCGAACAGCGCCCCTGA